From Halalkalicoccus sp. CG83, one genomic window encodes:
- a CDS encoding CinA family protein, whose protein sequence is MDETGNDPVERRVGEALREAGATAAVAESCTGGLVCSLLTDVPGSSDYLDRGFVTYAYDAKRESLGVSREALDTHGAVSEPVARKMARAARDVSDVTWGLSTTGVAGPSGGSEETPVGTVYVGVAYAGPWGTESSYATVSRHEFDGSRTEIKGKIARRALADLLDEIDDRDRSGV, encoded by the coding sequence ATGGACGAAACCGGGAACGACCCCGTCGAGAGACGGGTCGGGGAGGCGCTGCGTGAGGCCGGAGCGACCGCCGCGGTCGCGGAGTCCTGTACCGGCGGGCTGGTCTGCTCGCTGCTGACGGACGTCCCCGGATCGAGCGACTACCTCGATCGAGGGTTCGTCACCTACGCCTACGACGCCAAACGCGAGAGCCTCGGCGTCTCCCGCGAGGCGCTCGACACCCACGGCGCGGTCTCGGAGCCGGTCGCCCGCAAGATGGCCCGTGCGGCCCGCGACGTCTCGGACGTCACCTGGGGGCTCAGCACCACCGGCGTCGCCGGCCCCTCCGGCGGCAGCGAGGAGACCCCCGTGGGGACCGTCTACGTCGGCGTCGCCTACGCCGGCCCCTGGGGGACCGAGAGCTCCTACGCCACCGTCTCTCGCCACGAGTTCGACGGCTCGCGGACCGAGATCAAGGGGAAGATCGCCCGACGGGCGCTCGCCGACCTGCTCGACGAGATCGACGACCGGGACCGGTCCGGCGTCTGA
- a CDS encoding metal-dependent hydrolase, translating into MNKRGHVLNAVLLSIGLGYVVHPAGDVETLTAIAELFVPIVLGALFPDVDAVLGRHRKTLHNLPVLAVVLAYPIHFANLHWVWIGVLTHYVLDLLGTRRGLALFYPFWEKEYGLPFGVPVSSRWAPYVVVLVTAVELAAAALLVHGLPPELAERALAAIGAQ; encoded by the coding sequence ATGAACAAACGTGGGCACGTGCTGAACGCGGTGTTGCTGAGCATCGGGTTGGGCTACGTCGTTCACCCCGCGGGCGACGTCGAGACCCTCACCGCGATCGCGGAGCTGTTCGTCCCGATCGTCCTCGGCGCGCTGTTCCCGGACGTCGACGCCGTCCTCGGGCGCCACCGCAAGACGCTCCACAACCTGCCCGTGCTGGCGGTCGTGCTCGCGTATCCGATCCACTTCGCCAACCTCCACTGGGTGTGGATCGGCGTGCTCACCCACTACGTGCTCGACCTGCTGGGAACGAGGCGCGGACTCGCGCTGTTCTATCCGTTCTGGGAGAAGGAGTACGGCCTCCCGTTCGGCGTCCCCGTGAGCAGCCGGTGGGCGCCGTACGTCGTGGTGCTCGTGACCGCCGTCGAACTGGCGGCGGCGGCGCTGCTCGTCCACGGCCTGCCGCCGGAACTCGCGGAACGCGCGCTCGCGGCGATCGGCGCTCAGTAG
- a CDS encoding ArsA family ATPase, whose amino-acid sequence MAELDVEPVERVEDAGVSLPTGVDAPDYVLYGGKGGVGKTTMAAATALASARDGTATLVVSTDPAHSLSDTLETEIAAEPERIREAIPLFAAEIDPDQALEAGGPLGEGGDLGGFEGLLGGENDEGENPLGDLLGGGAIPGADEAAAMRQLLTYLDDDRFDRVVIDTAPTGHTLRLLELPEVMDTMVGRLLQFRQRMQGMFEGVKGMFGGDADPEAGMADLDELRERIERLRSVLRDPTKTDFRVVMVPEEMSVVESKRLLSRLEEFEIPVSTVVVNRVMENLADVAGADPDAFVSPDLEGCEFCKRRWKVQQGALSSAQELFRGHDVKRVPLFADEVRGEQMLELVAACLD is encoded by the coding sequence ATGGCCGAACTGGACGTCGAGCCCGTCGAACGGGTCGAGGACGCCGGCGTATCGCTCCCTACGGGGGTCGACGCCCCCGACTACGTGCTCTACGGAGGGAAGGGCGGCGTCGGGAAGACGACGATGGCCGCCGCGACAGCGCTCGCGAGCGCCCGCGACGGTACTGCCACGCTCGTCGTCTCGACCGACCCCGCCCATTCGCTCTCGGATACGCTCGAGACCGAGATCGCCGCCGAGCCCGAGCGGATCCGCGAGGCGATCCCGCTGTTCGCCGCCGAGATCGACCCCGATCAGGCGCTCGAGGCGGGAGGACCGCTGGGCGAGGGCGGCGACCTCGGCGGGTTCGAGGGACTGCTCGGCGGCGAGAACGACGAGGGAGAGAACCCGCTCGGCGACCTGCTGGGCGGCGGGGCGATACCCGGTGCCGACGAGGCGGCGGCGATGCGCCAGCTTCTCACCTACCTCGACGACGACCGCTTCGACCGGGTCGTGATCGACACGGCGCCGACGGGTCACACCCTCAGACTGCTCGAGCTTCCCGAGGTGATGGACACGATGGTCGGTCGGCTCCTCCAGTTTCGCCAGCGGATGCAGGGGATGTTCGAGGGCGTGAAGGGGATGTTCGGCGGCGACGCCGATCCGGAGGCGGGAATGGCCGATCTCGACGAACTCCGCGAGCGAATCGAGCGCCTCCGATCGGTGCTTCGCGACCCGACGAAGACCGACTTCCGGGTCGTGATGGTGCCCGAGGAGATGAGCGTCGTCGAGTCCAAACGACTGCTCTCGCGGCTCGAGGAGTTCGAGATCCCCGTCTCGACGGTCGTGGTCAACCGGGTGATGGAGAACCTGGCCGACGTCGCGGGCGCCGATCCCGACGCGTTCGTCTCGCCGGATCTCGAGGGCTGTGAGTTCTGCAAACGCCGCTGGAAGGTCCAGCAGGGCGCCCTCTCGAGCGCACAGGAGCTCTTCCGTGGCCACGACGTCAAACGAGTGCCGCTCTTCGCCGACGAGGTACGGGGCGAGCAAATGCTCGAACTCGTCGCCGCCTGTCTCGACTGA
- a CDS encoding DUF1059 domain-containing protein, whose amino-acid sequence MPKKLECPLDGCHATIEAETEEEVLSQAEKHAESEHPELEFDDGTVEDLRSRIQDVQ is encoded by the coding sequence ATGCCAAAGAAACTGGAATGTCCTCTCGATGGATGCCATGCGACTATCGAAGCCGAAACCGAAGAGGAGGTCCTGTCGCAAGCCGAGAAACACGCTGAGAGCGAACATCCCGAGCTGGAGTTCGACGACGGGACGGTCGAAGACCTCCGTTCGAGGATTCAAGACGTCCAATAA
- a CDS encoding site-2 protease family protein encodes MRSYRIGRAMGIPIEINVSLLLFAPLLAWLLSRPGQIGLYAGLIESVSGTPIDVDALTTGARPAVLGITAAVGLFASVLVHELGHSWVAQRYDIPIARITLWIFGGIASLERVPREWDREFRIAIAGPVVSLALGIACYWLVVLLPGEVPALVFLVGWLAVMNVSLAAFNMLPAFPMDGGRVLRALLSRSSSRSYADATRIAARVGRAMAVGLAILGVLVFNPVLILVALFVYGAAASESRTVMLDDLLYGVSAADLMRELNTVSAEETVAGLLTRMLHERRTGYPVADERGRIVGVVTLDRLRGVREVERDAVLVEDVMARGVSRVDASTPAFDALGAFGDRGTAWVVVERDGEPVGTLSREDVARSLTMLRDIGREGRPPAWSEEVH; translated from the coding sequence ATGCGAAGCTATCGGATCGGGAGAGCGATGGGGATCCCCATCGAGATCAACGTCTCGCTGCTGCTCTTCGCGCCGCTTCTCGCGTGGCTGCTCTCGCGGCCCGGACAGATCGGGCTGTACGCCGGGCTGATCGAGTCGGTCTCGGGAACGCCGATCGACGTCGACGCGCTCACGACCGGTGCGAGGCCGGCGGTCCTCGGGATCACGGCCGCCGTCGGACTGTTCGCGAGCGTGCTCGTCCACGAACTCGGCCACTCGTGGGTCGCCCAGCGCTACGACATCCCCATCGCCCGGATCACGCTGTGGATATTCGGCGGCATCGCGAGCTTAGAGCGGGTTCCCCGCGAGTGGGACCGTGAGTTCCGGATCGCCATCGCCGGCCCGGTCGTGAGCCTCGCGCTCGGGATCGCGTGCTACTGGCTGGTCGTTCTCCTGCCGGGCGAGGTTCCCGCGCTGGTCTTCCTGGTCGGCTGGCTCGCGGTCATGAACGTCTCGCTTGCGGCGTTCAACATGCTTCCGGCGTTCCCGATGGACGGCGGGCGAGTGCTCCGCGCGCTGCTCTCGCGCTCGTCCTCGCGGTCGTATGCCGACGCGACCCGGATCGCCGCCCGGGTGGGACGTGCGATGGCGGTCGGGCTCGCGATACTCGGCGTGCTCGTGTTCAATCCCGTCCTGATCCTGGTCGCGCTGTTCGTCTACGGCGCGGCCGCCTCCGAGTCGCGGACGGTGATGCTCGACGACCTGCTCTACGGGGTGAGCGCCGCCGACCTCATGCGCGAGCTCAACACCGTCTCCGCCGAGGAGACCGTCGCCGGCCTCCTCACCCGGATGCTCCACGAGCGGCGCACCGGCTACCCGGTCGCCGACGAGCGCGGGCGGATCGTCGGCGTGGTCACGCTGGATCGGCTGCGCGGGGTTCGCGAGGTCGAGCGCGACGCGGTGCTGGTCGAGGACGTGATGGCCCGCGGCGTCTCACGGGTCGACGCCTCGACGCCGGCGTTCGACGCGCTCGGCGCGTTCGGCGACCGCGGGACGGCCTGGGTCGTCGTCGAGCGCGACGGCGAGCCGGTCGGTACCCTCTCGCGCGAGGACGTCGCGCGGTCGCTGACGATGCTGCGCGACATCGGGCGGGAGGGCCGCCCACCGGCGTGGTCCGAGGAGGTCCACTGA
- a CDS encoding acyl-CoA dehydrogenase family protein, with translation MLDFVELEQELTEEERTIQERAREFVDEEVRPIIAEHYLEGTFPEELIPRLGELGFYAPNLEGYGLSNVSETAYGLLMQELEAGDSGVRSMASVQGALVMYPIHAYGSEDQKERWLPDMGEGEAIGGFALTEPDHGSDAGSMETRAEKDGDEYVLDGAKRWCTNSPIADVVIVWARDGSAEDEPVRGFLVETDRDGLEIDTIEGKLSLRASSSGEFTMNGVRIPEENVLPGVEGMKGPLSCLTQARYGIAWGAVGAARDCFEEAREYALDREQFGGPIARFQLQQEKLAEMATEITTSQLLAHRLAELKERGDLRPQHVSMAKRNNVEMARDQSRVAREMLGGNGITGEYASMRHMANMETVYTYEGTHDIHTLILGADLTGIQAFE, from the coding sequence GTGTTAGACTTCGTTGAACTCGAACAGGAGCTGACCGAGGAGGAACGGACGATCCAGGAGCGCGCCCGGGAGTTCGTCGACGAGGAGGTCCGACCGATCATCGCCGAGCACTACCTCGAGGGGACGTTCCCCGAGGAGCTGATCCCCAGGCTGGGTGAGCTGGGCTTCTACGCGCCGAACCTCGAGGGTTACGGGCTCTCGAACGTGAGCGAGACCGCCTACGGACTGTTGATGCAGGAGCTCGAGGCCGGCGACTCCGGAGTGCGGTCGATGGCGAGCGTCCAGGGCGCGCTCGTGATGTACCCCATCCACGCCTACGGCAGCGAGGACCAGAAGGAGCGCTGGCTCCCCGACATGGGCGAGGGCGAGGCGATCGGCGGGTTCGCGCTGACCGAGCCCGACCACGGCTCGGACGCCGGGAGCATGGAGACGCGTGCGGAGAAGGACGGCGACGAGTACGTCCTCGACGGCGCGAAGCGCTGGTGTACCAACTCGCCGATCGCGGACGTGGTGATCGTCTGGGCGCGCGACGGCTCCGCCGAGGACGAGCCGGTGCGGGGCTTCCTCGTCGAGACCGACCGCGACGGCCTCGAGATCGACACGATCGAGGGGAAGCTCTCGCTGCGGGCCTCGAGCTCCGGCGAGTTCACGATGAACGGCGTCCGGATCCCCGAGGAGAACGTTCTGCCCGGCGTCGAGGGCATGAAGGGACCGCTGTCGTGTCTCACACAGGCGCGTTACGGCATCGCCTGGGGCGCCGTCGGCGCGGCCCGGGACTGCTTCGAGGAGGCCCGCGAGTACGCGCTCGACCGAGAGCAGTTCGGCGGGCCGATCGCGCGCTTCCAGCTCCAACAGGAGAAGCTCGCGGAGATGGCGACGGAGATCACGACGAGCCAGCTGCTCGCCCACCGGCTCGCGGAGCTCAAGGAGCGGGGCGATCTGCGACCCCAGCACGTCTCGATGGCCAAGCGCAACAACGTCGAGATGGCGCGAGACCAGTCGCGCGTCGCCCGGGAGATGCTCGGGGGCAACGGCATCACCGGCGAGTACGCCTCCATGCGACACATGGCGAACATGGAGACGGTCTACACGTACGAGGGGACCCACGACATCCACACGCTGATCCTCGGCGCGGACCTCACCGGCATCCAGGCCTTCGAGTGA
- a CDS encoding GNAT family N-acetyltransferase: MEIREATPEDAETVREVHADSIRGLGTEAYSEEQVDAWAAGCESADYAMAIESVEDRFVVAEGGEGIHGFGTLSFDTPAFISNRSESRP, translated from the coding sequence ATGGAGATCCGCGAGGCGACGCCGGAGGACGCGGAAACCGTTCGGGAGGTCCACGCCGACTCCATCCGCGGGCTCGGCACCGAGGCGTACTCCGAGGAACAGGTCGACGCGTGGGCGGCGGGCTGTGAATCGGCGGACTACGCGATGGCGATCGAGTCCGTCGAGGACCGGTTCGTCGTCGCCGAGGGCGGCGAGGGGATCCACGGGTTCGGGACGCTGTCGTTCGATACGCCCGCGTTTATCTCGAACCGATCCGAATCCCGGCCATGA
- a CDS encoding PHP-associated domain-containing protein, producing MSEPSGSGPRVDCHVKLLDERVVARAQRRGLDVLVYAPHFTRWPEIRERAERFSDEDLLIVPARELFTGAWGDRKHVLALDLEAPIPDYLTFEGTLAELERQGAVVLAPHPEFATVSVDVIDLNRHSGAFHAVEAYNPKHRASHNRRAREIAMETGLPAFGSSYAHLRRTVGEVWTTFETTIDTPEDLHDALRSGVPRRVFRRSGPRHRLRRATEFAHLGWENSVEKVDRIVLSGREATHPRHLAYEGRFDDVAVY from the coding sequence ATGAGCGAGCCATCCGGTTCGGGACCGCGGGTCGACTGCCACGTGAAGCTGCTCGACGAGCGCGTCGTCGCACGGGCGCAGCGCCGCGGTCTCGACGTCCTCGTCTACGCGCCCCACTTCACCCGCTGGCCGGAGATCCGCGAGCGCGCCGAGCGCTTCAGCGACGAGGACCTCCTGATCGTGCCCGCCCGCGAACTCTTCACCGGCGCCTGGGGCGATCGGAAGCACGTCCTCGCGCTCGACCTCGAGGCACCGATTCCCGACTACCTCACCTTCGAGGGGACGCTCGCCGAACTCGAACGCCAGGGCGCCGTCGTGCTCGCGCCCCACCCCGAGTTCGCGACCGTCAGCGTCGACGTGATCGACCTCAACCGGCATTCGGGAGCGTTCCACGCGGTCGAGGCGTACAACCCGAAACACCGCGCGAGCCACAACCGCCGCGCCCGGGAGATCGCCATGGAGACGGGACTGCCCGCCTTCGGCTCCTCGTACGCCCACCTCCGGCGGACCGTCGGCGAGGTCTGGACGACGTTCGAGACGACGATCGACACCCCTGAGGACCTTCACGACGCGCTGCGCTCGGGGGTCCCTCGACGGGTGTTCCGACGATCCGGTCCGAGACACCGCCTCCGGCGCGCCACGGAGTTCGCTCATCTGGGCTGGGAGAACTCGGTCGAGAAGGTCGATCGCATCGTGCTGTCGGGCCGGGAGGCGACCCACCCGCGCCACCTCGCCTATGAGGGCCGGTTCGACGACGTCGCCGTCTACTGA
- a CDS encoding class I SAM-dependent methyltransferase, with protein MNYEFAYGIGFHPWEDAVEEPLFVERITQLFEEEERDREPPYGRALDVGTGSGIWGIELAKRGWQVTGIDNVEKALQRARDRIGTTGVEMGLVLGDVTDLRASGIDPGYQLILDTGTFHGLNREQREAMGREVDAVAAPDASVLMLTWEPKRRGPLPRGASRSEIEAAFPGWTVTDLGETHFEAPRPVELLLKPDEHWYRLRRG; from the coding sequence GTGAACTACGAGTTCGCGTACGGAATCGGCTTCCACCCGTGGGAGGACGCCGTTGAAGAGCCGTTGTTCGTCGAGAGGATCACGCAACTGTTCGAGGAAGAAGAGCGTGACCGTGAGCCGCCCTACGGACGAGCGCTCGATGTCGGCACCGGGAGCGGGATCTGGGGAATCGAACTGGCGAAACGTGGATGGCAGGTCACGGGTATCGACAACGTCGAGAAAGCCCTGCAACGAGCCCGTGACCGGATCGGGACTACCGGTGTCGAGATGGGACTCGTCCTCGGTGATGTGACGGACCTTCGCGCGTCCGGAATCGATCCCGGATACCAGTTGATACTCGATACGGGGACCTTCCACGGGTTGAACCGCGAACAACGAGAGGCAATGGGTCGGGAAGTCGATGCGGTCGCCGCACCCGATGCCAGCGTACTCATGCTCACGTGGGAGCCAAAGCGCAGAGGGCCGCTACCGCGGGGGGCGAGCCGCAGCGAGATCGAGGCGGCGTTCCCCGGCTGGACGGTGACCGATCTGGGAGAGACGCACTTCGAGGCACCAAGACCGGTCGAACTGCTGTTGAAGCCCGACGAGCACTGGTACCGGCTCCGACGCGGGTAA
- a CDS encoding pyridoxal phosphate-dependent aminotransferase produces MDYEKPLFFQVMRYAAEADRDVIDMVSGNPDWEPPEALREGLREYADLPVEEFQYPPSDGLAELREEIAARRSVPTESVIVTDGTGEANYLAMAGALERGSGSEVLLTDPVYPYYPGKTSMLGGEATYVPVGEDGRLDPDAIREHANEGTAAIVVNTPNNPTGAVYGEGTMRELVSIAEEHDAILVSDEVYDHFDHSGRFESALAFDSTHRAVTSGFSKSMAITGFRVGYAVLPPALAEGARTRHMLINVAGSRPAQYAVLRALRETGPDYYERNRVMLAERLDAFTDALAEAGASYTRPDGSFYVLARFDGYPGTMENVERLIDEAGVAGMPGDAFGSSREEWIRFALVTPRAEEAADRLAEYFG; encoded by the coding sequence ATGGACTACGAGAAGCCCCTCTTCTTCCAGGTGATGCGCTACGCCGCCGAGGCGGATCGGGACGTGATCGACATGGTCAGCGGCAACCCCGACTGGGAGCCGCCCGAGGCGCTCCGCGAGGGGCTACGCGAGTACGCCGACCTCCCGGTCGAGGAGTTCCAGTACCCGCCGAGCGACGGTCTCGCCGAGCTGCGCGAGGAGATCGCCGCTCGACGATCGGTCCCGACGGAGTCCGTGATCGTCACCGACGGCACCGGCGAGGCCAACTACCTCGCGATGGCCGGAGCGCTCGAGCGCGGGTCGGGAAGCGAGGTGCTCCTCACGGATCCGGTCTACCCCTACTACCCTGGGAAGACGAGCATGCTCGGCGGGGAGGCGACGTACGTTCCGGTCGGGGAGGACGGCCGCCTCGACCCCGATGCGATTCGCGAGCACGCGAACGAGGGGACCGCGGCGATCGTCGTCAACACGCCCAACAACCCCACGGGAGCGGTCTACGGCGAGGGGACGATGCGCGAACTCGTCTCGATCGCCGAGGAGCACGACGCGATCCTCGTGAGCGACGAGGTCTACGACCACTTCGATCACTCCGGGCGGTTCGAGAGCGCGCTCGCGTTCGACTCCACTCACCGAGCGGTCACGAGCGGTTTCTCGAAGTCGATGGCGATCACGGGCTTTCGCGTCGGCTACGCGGTGCTGCCGCCCGCACTCGCGGAGGGGGCGCGCACCCGTCACATGCTGATCAACGTCGCCGGCTCCCGTCCGGCCCAGTACGCCGTCTTGCGCGCGCTCCGCGAGACCGGCCCCGACTACTACGAGCGAAACCGGGTGATGCTCGCGGAACGTCTGGACGCCTTCACCGATGCGCTCGCGGAGGCGGGGGCATCCTACACCCGTCCCGACGGCTCGTTCTACGTGCTCGCGCGCTTCGATGGCTATCCGGGAACGATGGAGAACGTCGAGCGACTGATCGACGAGGCCGGCGTCGCGGGGATGCCCGGCGATGCGTTCGGATCGAGCCGAGAGGAGTGGATCCGCTTCGCGCTGGTCACGCCACGCGCGGAGGAGGCCGCGGACCGGCTCGCCGAGTACTTCGGTTGA
- a CDS encoding M24 family metallopeptidase, with translation MSDDYGSEFDYEGRTRACRSALRDAGADCLVLLPGPNLQYLTGFRDEPSERHFLLFVPREGEPILLAPTMYDEQLSETWLSDVRLWDDHEDPRDRLDAIVFEIDPDRVLVDDRMWARFTQDLRAATDAEFGLASEVLADLRIRKDDAEIDAIERASALADRVSEEIRTLGEEAIDVTERDLAREIDSQLASAGGEEPAFETIVASGPNGARPHHRRSSREIEAGDPVVLDFGTRVDGYPSDQTRTVVFGAEPRSAKESSDEPRSGEPPAGFEDVHDVVREAQRAAIDRIEPGVPAEAVDAAAREVIERAGYGEAFTHRTGHGVGCEVHEPPYLVAGNSRELEPGMVFSVEPGIYLEGEFGVRIEDLVCVTDDGARRLNGSSRGWR, from the coding sequence ATGAGCGACGACTACGGCTCCGAGTTCGACTACGAGGGCCGAACCCGTGCCTGCCGGAGTGCGCTCCGCGACGCCGGCGCCGACTGTCTCGTCCTTCTCCCCGGCCCGAACCTCCAGTATCTCACGGGGTTTCGGGACGAGCCCTCCGAACGTCATTTCCTCCTGTTCGTCCCCCGCGAGGGCGAACCGATTCTCCTCGCCCCGACGATGTACGACGAGCAGCTCTCCGAGACCTGGCTCTCCGACGTGCGGCTCTGGGACGACCACGAGGACCCCCGCGACCGTCTCGACGCGATCGTCTTCGAGATCGATCCTGATCGGGTGCTCGTCGACGATCGCATGTGGGCACGCTTCACGCAGGACCTGCGAGCAGCGACGGACGCCGAGTTCGGGCTGGCGAGCGAGGTGCTCGCGGACCTCCGGATTCGGAAGGACGACGCCGAGATAGACGCGATCGAACGTGCGAGCGCGCTTGCGGATCGGGTGAGCGAGGAGATCCGCACGCTCGGTGAGGAGGCGATCGACGTGACCGAACGCGACCTCGCCCGCGAGATCGATTCTCAACTGGCGAGCGCCGGCGGCGAGGAGCCCGCCTTCGAGACGATCGTCGCCTCGGGGCCCAACGGGGCGCGACCCCATCATCGTCGGAGTAGTCGGGAGATCGAGGCGGGCGACCCGGTCGTGCTCGACTTCGGGACGCGCGTCGACGGCTATCCGAGCGACCAGACCCGGACCGTCGTCTTCGGCGCGGAACCCCGTTCCGCGAAGGAGAGCAGCGACGAGCCGCGATCGGGCGAGCCGCCGGCGGGGTTCGAGGACGTTCACGACGTCGTCCGCGAGGCCCAGCGGGCGGCGATCGATCGAATCGAGCCCGGCGTCCCCGCCGAGGCGGTCGACGCCGCGGCGCGGGAGGTGATCGAGCGGGCGGGCTACGGCGAGGCGTTCACCCATAGAACGGGCCACGGCGTCGGCTGCGAGGTCCACGAGCCACCCTATCTCGTCGCGGGTAACTCCCGAGAGCTCGAACCCGGCATGGTCTTCAGCGTCGAGCCGGGGATCTACCTGGAGGGCGAGTTCGGCGTCCGGATCGAGGACCTCGTGTGCGTCACCGACGACGGCGCCCGCCGGCTCAACGGCTCGTCTCGGGGCTGGCGGTAG
- a CDS encoding glycerate kinase type-2 family protein, with protein MIHDREALGGTEARELALDCVEAGIEAADPERAIERVLSIEGDRLVVDGTSHGLADYEEVIVLGGGNAGGPMAAALERVLGDRIDRGAIVTDAPRETERIDVLPGDHPVPSERGVESTRRMLELADDAAENALVLVAISGGGSALMPAPAEGVSLEALQEITEALLASGATIDEINAVRKHCSALKGGGLARRAAPATVVSLIVSDVVGNDLSTIASGPTVPDGTTFADARAVLSRYGIDPPAEIARRLERGDEGEVAETPGPDDPAFDRIENHVLADGFTPLAAVRDLARERGYEPLILTSRVRGEAREAAKTHAAIAEEVRASGNPIEAPAVICSGGETTVTLRGEGTGGPNQEFALSAAFELRGEEAVALASVDTDGIDGATEVAGALIDGETVSDPERARDALEDNDANPYLDERDALIETGSTGTNVNDLRVLVVGATASPETSR; from the coding sequence ATGATCCACGACCGCGAGGCGCTCGGCGGGACCGAGGCCCGCGAACTCGCGCTCGACTGCGTCGAGGCCGGCATCGAGGCCGCGGATCCCGAACGCGCGATCGAACGGGTGCTCTCGATCGAGGGCGACCGGCTGGTCGTCGACGGGACGAGCCACGGCCTCGCCGACTACGAGGAGGTGATCGTCCTCGGCGGGGGCAACGCGGGCGGGCCGATGGCCGCCGCGCTCGAGCGCGTCCTCGGCGACCGGATCGACCGCGGCGCGATCGTCACGGACGCGCCGCGGGAGACCGAGCGGATCGACGTCCTTCCCGGCGATCACCCGGTCCCCTCCGAACGGGGCGTCGAGTCCACCCGTCGAATGCTCGAACTCGCCGACGACGCTGCTGAGAACGCGCTCGTCCTCGTCGCGATCTCGGGAGGCGGCAGCGCGCTGATGCCCGCGCCCGCCGAGGGCGTCTCGCTCGAGGCGCTCCAGGAGATCACCGAGGCGCTGCTCGCGAGCGGGGCGACGATCGACGAGATCAACGCCGTCCGCAAACACTGTTCGGCGCTGAAGGGCGGCGGGCTCGCACGACGGGCCGCCCCCGCGACGGTCGTCTCGCTGATCGTCAGCGACGTCGTCGGCAACGACCTGAGCACGATCGCGAGCGGTCCCACCGTGCCCGACGGGACGACGTTCGCCGACGCGCGCGCAGTGCTCTCGCGCTACGGGATCGACCCGCCCGCGGAGATCGCACGGCGGCTCGAACGCGGCGACGAGGGTGAGGTGGCCGAAACGCCCGGACCGGACGATCCCGCCTTCGATCGGATCGAGAACCACGTGCTCGCCGACGGGTTCACCCCGCTCGCGGCCGTCCGCGATCTCGCACGCGAACGGGGGTACGAGCCGTTGATCCTCACCTCGCGCGTTCGGGGCGAGGCGCGCGAGGCCGCGAAGACCCACGCGGCGATCGCAGAGGAGGTCCGCGCGAGCGGCAATCCGATCGAGGCCCCCGCCGTGATCTGTTCGGGCGGCGAGACGACGGTCACCCTCCGTGGCGAAGGGACCGGCGGCCCGAACCAGGAGTTCGCGCTGAGCGCGGCGTTCGAACTGCGCGGCGAGGAGGCCGTCGCGCTCGCGAGCGTCGACACCGACGGGATCGACGGCGCGACCGAGGTCGCGGGCGCGCTGATCGACGGCGAGACCGTCTCCGATCCCGAGCGGGCGCGCGACGCGCTCGAGGACAACGACGCCAACCCCTATCTCGACGAGCGGGACGCGCTGATCGAGACGGGTTCTACAGGAACGAACGTCAACGACCTCCGGGTGCTCGTGGTGGGCGCTACCGCCAGCCCCGAGACGAGCCGTTGA